Proteins from a single region of Esox lucius isolate fEsoLuc1 chromosome 13, fEsoLuc1.pri, whole genome shotgun sequence:
- the zbtb26 gene encoding zinc finger and BTB domain-containing protein 26 translates to MSTTQQQNQVILQFRFGTFGDSMLQKMNQLRRQSRFCDVTVRINELEVPGHKVVLAAGSPFLRDQFFLQDSSTREVQICITQEAEVGQRLLLSCYTGTLELPELELVNYLTVASFLQMGHVVEQCTQALKKFIQPRNCQVKPQPQEDEGDGHLPVRGQRAQEPPSEQEVHRDEDGDDDEDLEEDDDVIIQPMTPPQRRDRGEGEESPITIVKVESVCERVSEMSDRASAPTQGCFPSSPPSSLHSPEPQHSLINSTVDTRPGEISLPPMPGYPLSPPPLPTSATGRPNLGGHPRDKSLQWYHQCPKCARVFRQLENYANHLKMHKLFMCLLCGKTFTQKGNLHRHMRVHAGIKPFQCKICGKTFTQKCSLLDHLNLHSGDKPHRCNYCDMVFAHKPVLRKHLKQIHGKNSFDNANERSLLHDGVLDLDYARLQDCSVEKPVLMDDSL, encoded by the exons ATGTCCACGACCCAGCAGCAGAACCAGGTGATCCTCCAGTTTCGCTTCGGTACCTTTGGAGACTCCATGCTGCAGAAGATGAACCAGCTTCGCCGACAGAGTCGCTTCTGTGATGTTACAGTGCGCATCAATGAATTGGAG GTCCCCGGTCACAAGGTGGTGTTGGCTGCCGGTTCGCCCTTTCTCCGTGACCAGTTCTTCCTGCAGGACTCGTCCACAAGAGAGGTCCAGATATGCATTACCCAGGAGGCGGAGGTGGGCCAGCGGTTGCTGCTGTCCTGCTACACCGGCACCCTGGAGCTGCCTGAGCTGGAGCTGGTCAACTACCTGACTGTTGCCAGCTTCCTCCAGATGGGCCACGTGGTGGAACAGTGCACCCAGGCCCTGAAGAAATTCATCCAGCCTCGAAACTGCCAGGTGAAACCCCAGCCTCAGGAGGACGAGGGAGACGGACATCTGCCTGTCAGAGGCCAGAGGGCTCAGGAGCCACCCTCGGAACAGGAGGTGCATCGTGACGAAGACGGGGATGACGACGAAGACTTAGAAGAAGACGACGACGTGATTATTCAGCCGATGACCCCTCCCCAGAGGCGGGACAGGGGCGAGGGGGAGGAGAGCCCGATCACCATCGTGAAGGTGGAGTCTGTTTGCGAGCGGGTGTCGGAGATGTCCGACCGCGCCTCTGCCCCCACCCAGGGGTGCTTCCCCAGCAGCCCCCCGTCGTCGTTACACTCCCCTGAACCCCAGCACTCCCTCATCAACTCCACAGTGGACACCCGGCCCGGGGAGATTAGCCTGCCGCCTATGCCGGGatacccactcagcccccctcCGCTACCTACCTCAGCCACAGGGAGACCTAACCTGGGGGGCCACCCACGAGACAAATCCCTCCAGTGGTACCACCAGTGCCCCAAGTGTGCCCGGGTTTTCCGCCAGCTGGAGAACTACGCCAACCACCTTAAGATGCACAAGCTGTTCATGTGTCTGCTGTGCGGCAAGACGTTCACCCAGAAGGGCAACCTGCACCGGCACATGCGGGTCCACGCCGGCATCAAACCCTTCCAATGCAAGATCTGCGGCAAGACCTTTACGCAGAAATGCTCCCTCCTGGATCACCTGAACTTACACAGCGGAGACAAGCCCCATCGCTGTAACTACTGTGACATGGTGTTCGCGCACAAGCCAGTCCTCCGCAAACACCTCAAACAAATCCACGGCAAGAATAGCTTTGACAATGCCAATGAGCGGAGCCTGCTACACGATGGGGTTCTGGACCTGGATTATGCGCGTCTGCAGGACTGTAGCGTGGAAAAGCCTGTTCTAATGGACGATTCTCTTTAG